A genomic region of Desulfosarcina ovata subsp. ovata contains the following coding sequences:
- a CDS encoding glycyl radical protein: protein MVTTAEAIDYKGKKVEFPLEYAAENEIPDEELHEHLAKPSTERTKRLKARCRWKHASAGEFVEKGVCAGIERMRLLTEAHKASEGKPEVMRRALGLANILNKCTVVLQDDEFIIGYHAEDPNMFPLYPELAYMAVADYLITDYAPQPVEEAREIMDYWVPYSMQSKCEHYFDPEDLQRMYQVSTMEAPGFATGYNSIVPPYETVLEDGLLKRIELAEANIQMAKDKMAEMPWDATKGLAWLDKIDNWEAMILVDKAVIAWARRHARLCKIVAENFETDPKRKEELLEIADINQRVPAEPCKGLKDAFQAKWYTYLLCHAIDRYASGMAHKEDTLLWPYYQNSVIDKSFQPMTHADVVEMVEMERLKVSEHGAGKSRAYREIFPGSNDLFIISLGGTLPDGSDACNDMTDAILEATRNIRTTEPSLMFRYSKKGRSKTKELVFGCIRDGLGYPSIKHDEIGVQQMKEYGKFSTEGKGATDEEAHNWVNVLCMSPGIHGRRKTQKTRSEGGGSIFPAKIMEVTLNDGYDWSYADMQLGPKTGNAEDFNTFEKLWEAFKVQYQYAASLVIRCKDTLRYFEGKFLQMPFVSSIDDGCMELGRDACELSEQPNGWHNPITTIVAANSLVAIKKLIYDEKKYTMKQLMDALKANWDGFEEMRKDFKNAPKWGNDDEYADAIIKDFYEDIIGGEMRKITNYSGGPVLPVGQAVGLYMEIGSRTGPTPDGRYGGEAADDGGISPYMGTDTKGPTAVLRSVSRVQKNQKANLLNQRLSLPIMRSQHGFNVWHAYMDTWHDLNIDHVQFNVVSTAEMKAAQKEPEKHQDLIVRVAGFSARFVDIPTYGQNTIIARNEQEFGAEDYEFIDADL, encoded by the coding sequence ATGGTAACAACTGCGGAAGCGATTGATTATAAAGGAAAGAAGGTGGAGTTTCCCTTGGAATATGCTGCAGAAAATGAGATTCCAGATGAGGAACTGCACGAGCACCTGGCCAAGCCGTCCACGGAAAGGACCAAAAGACTGAAAGCCCGATGCAGGTGGAAACATGCTTCGGCGGGGGAGTTTGTGGAAAAGGGGGTTTGCGCCGGAATCGAGCGAATGCGGCTGCTGACCGAAGCGCATAAAGCAAGCGAAGGAAAGCCGGAAGTGATGCGCAGGGCGCTGGGGCTGGCCAACATTCTGAACAAATGCACGGTTGTTTTACAGGATGACGAGTTTATCATCGGATACCATGCCGAAGATCCGAACATGTTTCCTCTCTATCCCGAACTTGCCTATATGGCTGTCGCCGATTACCTGATCACCGATTACGCGCCTCAGCCAGTGGAGGAAGCCAGAGAGATAATGGATTACTGGGTGCCGTACAGCATGCAGAGCAAATGCGAGCATTACTTTGATCCAGAGGATCTTCAACGGATGTACCAGGTCAGTACCATGGAAGCCCCGGGGTTTGCCACCGGTTATAACAGTATCGTACCGCCTTATGAAACGGTCCTCGAAGACGGCCTGCTCAAACGGATCGAGTTGGCGGAAGCAAACATCCAAATGGCCAAGGACAAAATGGCTGAAATGCCGTGGGACGCGACAAAAGGCCTTGCGTGGTTAGATAAGATCGATAACTGGGAAGCGATGATTCTCGTGGACAAGGCGGTTATCGCATGGGCCAGACGCCATGCCAGGCTATGCAAAATCGTTGCTGAAAACTTCGAAACCGATCCCAAACGTAAAGAGGAACTGCTGGAGATTGCCGATATCAATCAACGGGTTCCGGCCGAACCGTGCAAAGGGCTTAAAGACGCTTTCCAGGCAAAATGGTATACTTATCTACTTTGCCATGCCATTGACCGTTATGCAAGCGGTATGGCCCACAAAGAGGATACCCTTTTGTGGCCCTATTACCAAAATAGTGTGATCGATAAGTCCTTCCAGCCCATGACCCATGCGGATGTAGTTGAGATGGTCGAGATGGAGCGGCTCAAGGTCTCCGAACACGGGGCCGGCAAATCCCGTGCTTACCGGGAAATTTTTCCGGGATCCAATGACCTTTTTATTATCTCCCTCGGCGGTACGCTTCCGGATGGGTCCGATGCCTGCAACGATATGACCGATGCGATCTTGGAGGCAACGAGAAACATCCGGACCACGGAACCGTCTCTTATGTTCCGGTATTCAAAAAAGGGACGCTCAAAGACCAAGGAACTGGTATTTGGTTGTATTCGGGACGGCCTGGGATATCCTTCCATCAAGCATGACGAGATAGGCGTCCAACAGATGAAGGAGTACGGCAAATTCAGCACCGAGGGAAAGGGTGCGACTGACGAGGAGGCCCACAACTGGGTAAATGTCCTTTGTATGTCTCCCGGAATTCATGGAAGAAGAAAAACCCAAAAGACCCGTTCTGAAGGCGGCGGTTCCATTTTCCCGGCAAAGATCATGGAGGTTACGCTGAATGACGGCTACGACTGGTCATACGCCGATATGCAGCTGGGCCCGAAGACCGGCAACGCGGAGGATTTCAATACCTTCGAGAAACTCTGGGAAGCGTTCAAAGTACAGTACCAGTACGCAGCCAGTCTGGTCATCAGGTGCAAAGACACCTTGCGTTATTTTGAAGGAAAATTTCTCCAGATGCCGTTCGTTTCCAGTATTGACGACGGCTGCATGGAACTCGGCCGAGACGCATGCGAGCTTTCCGAACAACCCAACGGCTGGCACAATCCGATTACCACCATTGTAGCCGCGAATTCATTGGTTGCCATTAAAAAGCTTATTTATGATGAGAAAAAGTACACCATGAAGCAGCTCATGGATGCGCTGAAGGCCAATTGGGACGGTTTTGAAGAAATGCGGAAGGATTTTAAAAACGCTCCCAAGTGGGGAAATGATGATGAGTATGCCGATGCAATCATTAAGGATTTCTATGAAGACATCATCGGCGGTGAAATGAGAAAGATCACCAATTATTCCGGCGGCCCCGTATTACCCGTAGGACAGGCGGTCGGGCTTTATATGGAGATCGGTTCACGAACCGGCCCCACCCCGGACGGACGGTACGGGGGCGAGGCCGCCGATGACGGAGGGATCTCACCCTATATGGGTACGGACACCAAGGGACCCACCGCCGTCTTGCGATCGGTCTCCAGGGTGCAAAAAAATCAGAAGGCAAATCTTTTGAACCAACGTCTGTCTTTGCCTATTATGAGAAGTCAACATGGCTTTAACGTATGGCATGCGTATATGGATACCTGGCATGACCTGAATATCGATCACGTGCAGTTCAACGTGGTCAGTACCGCCGAAATGAAGGCGGCCCAGAAAGAACCTGAAAAACATCAGGATCTGATCGTCCGGGTGGCGGGCTTCAGCGCCAGGTTCGTCGACATACCAACCTATGGGCAGAATACGATTATCGCCAGAAACGAGCAGGAATTCGGCGCGGAGGATTACGAATTTATCGACGCCGATCTGTAA
- a CDS encoding benzylsuccinate synthase gamma subunit family protein, whose product MTTYGEHKNFFAIPEDADDFEPGKGDFVVQVRDEKGTYWLSKPVFADQEITAEDLQLSK is encoded by the coding sequence ATGACCACTTATGGAGAACACAAAAACTTTTTTGCGATTCCTGAAGATGCCGATGATTTTGAACCAGGAAAAGGTGATTTCGTTGTACAGGTTAGAGACGAAAAAGGGACATACTGGTTATCGAAGCCCGTTTTCGCCGACCAGGAGATCACTGCCGAAGACTTGCAACTTTCCAAATAA
- a CDS encoding glycyl-radical enzyme activating protein — translation MKIPLITEIQQFCLQDGPGIRSTIFIKGCPLHCPWCHNPETQHTEKEFYYHSDKCVHCGKCVEVCPSGASTMETSADGKPVLNIDRSKCAGCVNMSCIEACPTGAREAVGQQLEFDAIIKEVISDRPFYKNSGGGVTISGGDPLLFPKFTLEVAKKLKEEQIHVGIETSCFAKWEKIQPLLPYVDMFLVDIKSLDPIKHKETVGWPLEPILSNIQKLLESGANVRIHLPIIPGFNDTNKDFEAYVEFLRQFVEYNIHGVDALPYHVYGESKYRFLGRHDEYQFKNVKNMPAGNLKPLVQALKAAGIKKITIGGMVGMGGDKQKK, via the coding sequence ATGAAAATACCGCTTATCACAGAAATTCAACAATTCTGCCTTCAAGACGGTCCTGGAATCCGATCCACGATTTTTATCAAGGGCTGTCCCTTGCACTGTCCATGGTGCCACAATCCTGAGACGCAGCACACAGAAAAAGAATTTTATTATCATTCCGACAAGTGTGTTCATTGTGGAAAATGCGTTGAAGTCTGTCCCAGCGGAGCTTCAACAATGGAGACAAGTGCTGACGGCAAACCAGTTCTTAACATTGACCGCAGCAAGTGCGCTGGTTGCGTGAATATGAGTTGCATTGAAGCATGTCCAACCGGAGCAAGGGAAGCCGTCGGTCAGCAATTAGAGTTTGATGCTATTATCAAGGAAGTGATATCCGACAGGCCATTTTATAAAAACAGCGGTGGTGGCGTTACTATCAGCGGGGGAGACCCCCTGCTATTCCCCAAATTTACGTTGGAAGTAGCGAAGAAATTAAAGGAAGAACAAATCCATGTGGGCATTGAGACCAGTTGTTTTGCAAAATGGGAAAAAATTCAACCGCTCTTGCCCTATGTCGATATGTTTCTGGTAGATATAAAATCTCTCGACCCGATAAAACACAAAGAGACCGTGGGATGGCCCTTGGAACCAATTTTAAGCAACATTCAAAAACTTCTCGAATCGGGAGCGAATGTCCGAATACACCTTCCTATCATTCCGGGCTTTAATGACACGAATAAAGATTTCGAAGCCTATGTAGAGTTTTTGCGGCAATTTGTTGAATATAATATCCACGGCGTCGATGCCCTGCCTTATCATGTTTATGGCGAGTCCAAATATCGATTCCTCGGCAGGCATGATGAATATCAATTTAAAAACGTGAAGAATATGCCGGCCGGCAACCTTAAACCGCTAGTCCAAGCGCTAAAAGCAGCCGGCATAAAAAAGATTACCATTGGCGGCATGGTGGGGATGGGAGGTGATAAGCAAAAAAAATGA
- a CDS encoding lactate/malate family dehydrogenase, giving the protein MTPIISDPDWHQRAQDVLAALRKRKMPLTDDFAEDITALINRAHRVKNVRELHERILGRLDRLCDRAQSVLLPKMVVSVTGASGGIGKETILQVAKSRIVKKVIGLVRTNSHGPATGNVMDLTDRMYLEGPDGCRSDIEIRTYNDFAAASSDEEPVDVFIHTIGQGRKPAPINPDTLEPIGKPPTREELLSRNQAVLKQVVACTHGASPKALNIFVTNPIGLRLMQVVLDAGVNANKILGFGGELDSARFRHFIWQALEAEGHGVLDVCAQVIGEHNNNMIPLQGSEVTFVNGVTLSIERCVAEGLLSAEKVRQIMDRTIQRGIEIVESQGSSAIRSPARGLVVMFEKLLCGKVVNGLSYRPDRNGQLSFVGGPVRLQNGLTLVPEPLEHPFTLTRSEKKEWVKAMQANCIGSDQHHPVLDS; this is encoded by the coding sequence ATGACACCCATTATCAGTGATCCCGACTGGCATCAACGCGCCCAGGACGTCCTGGCTGCCCTACGCAAGCGAAAAATGCCGTTAACCGACGATTTTGCCGAGGACATAACAGCGTTGATCAACCGCGCGCATCGCGTCAAAAATGTTCGGGAATTGCATGAACGAATTCTGGGACGGTTAGATCGGCTTTGTGACAGGGCCCAGAGCGTGTTGCTGCCCAAAATGGTTGTCAGTGTTACCGGTGCGAGCGGCGGGATTGGCAAAGAGACCATACTGCAGGTAGCCAAGTCACGTATCGTAAAGAAAGTGATAGGACTGGTGCGGACCAACAGTCATGGGCCAGCGACCGGGAATGTCATGGATCTGACCGATCGGATGTACCTCGAAGGCCCCGACGGTTGCCGGTCCGACATCGAGATTCGCACATACAATGATTTTGCCGCTGCGTCGTCTGATGAGGAGCCGGTGGATGTATTCATTCATACCATCGGCCAGGGCCGCAAGCCAGCGCCCATCAACCCGGACACATTGGAACCTATCGGTAAGCCGCCCACCCGGGAAGAACTTCTGTCCCGCAACCAAGCGGTGCTGAAGCAGGTGGTGGCCTGCACCCATGGTGCAAGCCCCAAAGCCTTGAATATCTTTGTTACCAATCCCATCGGACTCCGTTTGATGCAAGTGGTTCTGGACGCAGGGGTGAACGCAAACAAGATTTTAGGGTTCGGTGGAGAACTGGATTCGGCCCGCTTCCGCCATTTTATCTGGCAAGCCCTTGAGGCGGAAGGCCATGGCGTCCTCGATGTTTGTGCCCAGGTGATCGGTGAACACAACAACAACATGATTCCGCTGCAAGGCAGCGAAGTGACATTTGTCAATGGTGTGACTCTATCCATCGAACGGTGCGTGGCAGAAGGACTGCTGTCGGCCGAGAAAGTCCGGCAGATAATGGATCGTACCATTCAGCGGGGGATAGAGATTGTCGAATCCCAAGGAAGTTCCGCCATACGCTCACCTGCCAGGGGATTGGTCGTGATGTTTGAAAAACTGCTGTGCGGCAAAGTGGTCAACGGCCTCAGCTATCGACCCGATCGCAACGGCCAGCTCAGTTTTGTCGGCGGTCCGGTACGCTTGCAGAACGGACTGACCCTGGTGCCGGAACCCCTGGAGCATCCCTTCACGCTGACAAGGTCTGAAAAAAAAGAGTGGGTGAAAGCCATGCAAGCCAATTGCATCGGTTCCGATCAGCACCATCCCGTTCTGGATTCTTGA
- a CDS encoding TetR/AcrR family transcriptional regulator — MGKNNKKEAILAAAQEIFSEKGLRDATITEIAQQAGVVDSIIYHYFKNKEDLLYWALAKQMELALKELSFHFEGIMGPVSKLGKMVWFHLYMNDYNTGNARIYKNLLFECRSNKTFHKHESRKALQKYTRVLVDILRLGVNDGYFRNDLNLILIRDMIFGFLDEESLACLSAHEISETLPDFDAIMELILTMIEARPADGVQPNEKANKADLVREAAKDIFAEKGFNKSTTVEIANRAGVAEGTIYEHFKNKQDLLFSIPREQFAAYRRQMEEAHRSSNALVQLRQMMWSHFCIFVSDRRFLLVYLNDIKLNKNFYTTDAYPNFMHYLDPLYDILEQGKRKRLFKPNLNNRIYRNLFVGAFTHMAIRWFIIGGASPLTVMEEFSQACDLLCRAVLIDPWNS, encoded by the coding sequence GTGGGGAAAAACAACAAAAAGGAGGCGATTTTGGCGGCGGCGCAGGAAATCTTCTCCGAAAAAGGACTGCGTGATGCAACCATCACCGAAATCGCTCAACAAGCCGGCGTGGTCGACTCGATCATTTACCACTATTTCAAGAACAAGGAAGACCTGCTGTACTGGGCGCTCGCCAAACAGATGGAATTAGCGCTCAAAGAGCTCTCCTTTCACTTTGAGGGAATCATGGGACCGGTCTCCAAGCTCGGCAAGATGGTCTGGTTCCACCTTTACATGAACGACTACAATACCGGCAACGCGCGCATCTACAAGAACCTGCTATTCGAATGCCGTTCCAACAAGACGTTCCACAAGCACGAAAGCCGCAAAGCGTTACAGAAATACACCCGGGTGCTGGTGGATATTCTTCGCCTGGGGGTGAATGATGGTTATTTTCGCAATGATTTGAATCTCATCCTGATCCGGGACATGATCTTCGGATTTCTGGATGAGGAGTCCCTGGCCTGTCTTTCCGCCCATGAAATATCCGAGACGCTGCCCGATTTCGACGCCATCATGGAGTTGATTCTGACCATGATCGAAGCGCGGCCCGCCGACGGCGTTCAACCCAACGAAAAGGCCAACAAGGCCGATCTCGTCCGCGAGGCCGCCAAGGATATTTTTGCCGAAAAGGGATTCAACAAATCCACCACCGTGGAGATCGCCAACCGCGCTGGCGTGGCCGAGGGGACGATCTATGAGCATTTCAAAAACAAGCAGGACCTTCTGTTCTCCATTCCCAGGGAGCAATTCGCCGCCTATCGGAGGCAGATGGAAGAAGCCCACCGATCGAGCAACGCCTTGGTCCAGCTGCGCCAGATGATGTGGAGCCACTTCTGTATCTTTGTTTCTGACCGGCGCTTTCTGTTGGTCTATCTCAACGATATCAAATTGAATAAAAACTTTTACACCACCGACGCCTATCCCAATTTCATGCACTACCTGGACCCGCTTTACGACATCCTCGAGCAGGGCAAAAGGAAGCGGCTGTTCAAGCCGAACCTGAACAACCGCATCTACCGCAACCTTTTTGTGGGCGCGTTCACCCACATGGCCATCCGCTGGTTCATTATCGGCGGTGCCAGCCCGCTGACGGTCATGGAAGAATTCAGTCAGGCGTGTGACCTGCTCTGCCGCGCCGTGCTGATCGATCCGTGGAATTCATGA
- a CDS encoding Zn-ribbon domain-containing OB-fold protein, which produces MAETKKKGKKKEKEPDIVFFHPDLFEVPEDGSAPFLKGYRCKKCNQIDFPKISPCPNCWGEEFEMVALSREGTVYSATDIYIGQAGMETPYVFGYVDLPEDLRIFAQFEADVETINCGDKVEVVEGIIRMNNDGLPLKSYKFKKINE; this is translated from the coding sequence ATGGCAGAAACTAAGAAAAAAGGAAAAAAAAAGGAAAAAGAGCCGGATATTGTCTTTTTCCATCCTGATTTGTTTGAGGTTCCTGAGGACGGCTCAGCTCCATTTTTAAAGGGCTATCGCTGCAAGAAATGTAACCAGATCGACTTTCCCAAAATAAGCCCTTGCCCCAATTGCTGGGGTGAGGAATTCGAAATGGTTGCGCTTAGCAGAGAGGGAACCGTTTACAGCGCAACGGATATTTATATCGGCCAGGCCGGTATGGAGACCCCCTATGTTTTCGGATACGTTGATTTGCCGGAGGATTTAAGGATCTTTGCCCAATTTGAGGCTGATGTCGAAACCATTAACTGTGGTGATAAAGTTGAAGTGGTTGAAGGAATAATCCGCATGAACAATGACGGCCTTCCTTTGAAAAGTTATAAATTTAAAAAAATAAACGAATAG
- a CDS encoding thiolase family protein: MKFQRDVYIAGVGETDFKRQKTDFDALGRQAAFQAIKSSNIDKPDIIQSAYVGNATNGLVTGQTVFTSLGMCGHMPIINVESACSAGGMSVYCAIKDVATGLTDISIGVGTENHSMHRASGSAFSPAMTDIETMHGAVMTGKYALRARRYMYETGATIEDLALITVKNRKHAANNPHAWFKGDISVEEVVNSRMVAYPLTLQQCCGISDGAGAVVVCTKEMIKKLGIEKPVKVNGSVVRSGPYHNRPRDITADDITEATAEQLYEESGIGPEDVDILEVHDAFTIAELLYYECLGLCKKGDGLKFLRDGQATYGGQCVVSPRGGMLSYGHPIGASGAAMIASQVKQLRGECNGYQVDPIPKIAMTHVTGGGLSGTEHAACTMHMLSAAW; the protein is encoded by the coding sequence ATGAAATTTCAAAGAGACGTCTATATCGCAGGAGTCGGAGAAACTGACTTTAAACGTCAAAAAACCGATTTTGATGCCTTGGGACGGCAAGCGGCTTTTCAAGCGATAAAAAGCTCAAATATCGATAAGCCGGATATTATCCAAAGCGCCTATGTGGGCAATGCCACCAATGGCCTGGTCACCGGTCAGACCGTGTTTACCAGTCTTGGCATGTGTGGACACATGCCGATTATCAATGTGGAAAGTGCCTGTTCGGCCGGCGGGATGTCGGTGTATTGCGCCATTAAGGATGTAGCAACGGGACTTACGGATATATCTATCGGCGTAGGGACTGAAAACCACTCAATGCATAGGGCATCCGGATCTGCCTTTTCCCCCGCCATGACAGATATTGAAACCATGCACGGGGCCGTGATGACGGGAAAATATGCCTTAAGGGCAAGGCGGTATATGTACGAAACCGGTGCAACAATAGAAGATTTGGCGCTGATTACTGTAAAAAACAGAAAACATGCCGCAAACAATCCCCATGCTTGGTTCAAGGGAGACATCAGCGTGGAAGAGGTCGTCAATTCAAGAATGGTTGCCTATCCGTTAACACTGCAACAATGCTGCGGAATTTCAGATGGTGCGGGCGCCGTAGTGGTTTGTACAAAAGAGATGATAAAAAAACTGGGCATTGAAAAACCGGTTAAGGTGAACGGTTCCGTCGTGCGGTCCGGTCCTTATCATAACCGTCCGCGCGATATTACCGCCGACGACATTACCGAAGCAACCGCTGAACAGCTTTACGAGGAATCGGGTATCGGACCGGAAGATGTGGATATCCTTGAAGTGCATGATGCGTTCACGATTGCCGAACTCCTGTACTATGAATGCCTCGGGCTGTGTAAGAAAGGAGACGGTCTCAAATTTTTACGTGATGGGCAGGCAACGTATGGCGGGCAATGTGTTGTAAGTCCTCGAGGAGGGATGTTGTCCTACGGTCATCCCATCGGAGCATCCGGTGCGGCCATGATTGCATCGCAAGTCAAACAGCTCCGGGGTGAATGCAATGGCTATCAGGTTGATCCGATACCGAAAATAGCCATGACCCATGTCACCGGCGGAGGATTATCGGGAACCGAGCACGCTGCCTGTACGATGCACATGTTGTCAGCTGCCTGGTAA
- a CDS encoding SDR family NAD(P)-dependent oxidoreductase: protein MGGIKDKVAVVSGVTNEIGETISLRFADEGAKVVVCDIDQQRVDTIVEKIKGKNQQAMGFAVNFSDPENVKKTIDEITDKFGAIDVLVNNLDESQGWEIADVTDERWEKSLAANMNAVFYFCREIVPGMRKNQYGRVINISGIDYLGGPGKSNCSATKAAVFGLTRSLALESAKDNVTINCVIKGDIAGSDISEEQSEKMAARIPVKKVGKPEDVAMAVNFFASESAKYVTGQMLFVCGGKSLYSSMSV, encoded by the coding sequence ATGGGTGGTATAAAAGATAAGGTCGCAGTCGTTTCCGGTGTAACGAACGAGATCGGTGAAACCATCAGCCTAAGATTTGCTGATGAGGGCGCGAAGGTTGTCGTCTGTGATATCGACCAACAGCGGGTAGACACCATCGTTGAAAAAATCAAGGGAAAAAATCAACAGGCAATGGGGTTTGCAGTGAATTTTTCAGACCCCGAAAATGTTAAGAAAACCATTGATGAAATCACGGATAAATTTGGGGCCATCGATGTTCTGGTGAATAATCTGGATGAATCGCAAGGCTGGGAGATTGCCGACGTGACAGATGAGCGTTGGGAAAAGTCTTTAGCCGCAAACATGAATGCCGTGTTTTATTTTTGCCGTGAAATCGTTCCGGGTATGCGAAAAAATCAATATGGAAGGGTAATTAATATAAGCGGTATCGATTACCTCGGAGGGCCGGGAAAATCGAATTGTTCGGCGACAAAAGCCGCGGTTTTCGGCCTGACAAGATCCCTCGCACTTGAATCCGCAAAAGACAATGTGACGATAAATTGCGTGATCAAGGGCGATATTGCAGGATCTGATATCTCAGAGGAGCAATCCGAGAAAATGGCTGCACGGATCCCGGTGAAAAAGGTCGGCAAACCGGAAGATGTTGCTATGGCTGTTAACTTTTTTGCGTCGGAGAGCGCCAAATATGTAACCGGTCAGATGTTGTTCGTCTGCGGTGGAAAAAGCTTGTACTCTTCCATGTCTGTTTAA
- a CDS encoding CaiB/BaiF CoA transferase family protein has protein sequence MVETDNSLANVRVLDFTGELGPYAAKLYAGLGAEVIHIEPIGGDPLRDVGPFYKGVPRKDGSLPFLYYNAGKKGISFDIKTETGKEIFIKLCETADVLFESFAPGFLDDLGLSYERLSAVNPKLVQTSITPFGQFGSRAGQPGCDLTCSALGGFLFLAGVGNEKPVRVSDNQAYRMAEAYAAVGSSIALLFAQKTGIGQFVDVSCMESVGMALENAIQYWDLEGKIRRGRGKEAGTATIHPCKDGFVAIVAIMGKNKVMWEPFVKWMKDEGVEEWEIFDDDKWIDPDYRSSAEGYELFCRIFERFTLQKDKLYLYDQGQAHRVAITPVSNGKDLLENPQLNYRNFWKTLKHDNLDGEVVYPGSPYEFGNLTWRLGDPAPICGQHTGVILEELGYTKEDVSAMAKEGIIHVA, from the coding sequence ATGGTTGAAACAGACAATTCCCTGGCCAACGTCAGGGTGTTGGATTTTACCGGTGAGTTGGGGCCGTATGCGGCTAAGCTATATGCAGGTTTGGGTGCAGAGGTCATCCATATCGAGCCGATTGGAGGAGATCCGTTAAGAGATGTAGGCCCCTTTTATAAAGGCGTCCCCCGAAAGGATGGCAGCCTACCGTTTCTCTACTATAACGCAGGTAAAAAAGGTATTTCTTTCGATATAAAGACCGAAACCGGCAAAGAGATTTTTATTAAACTATGTGAAACCGCGGATGTTCTTTTTGAAAGCTTTGCTCCTGGCTTCCTTGATGATTTGGGCCTATCCTATGAGAGGTTAAGTGCGGTGAATCCCAAGCTGGTGCAGACATCGATCACGCCTTTTGGGCAATTCGGTTCACGGGCTGGCCAACCGGGTTGTGATTTAACCTGCTCCGCACTGGGCGGGTTTTTATTTTTAGCGGGTGTTGGAAATGAAAAGCCGGTCAGGGTTTCCGACAACCAAGCATACCGGATGGCAGAGGCATACGCCGCTGTCGGCAGCTCGATTGCGCTGTTATTTGCACAAAAAACGGGGATAGGACAATTTGTTGATGTTTCCTGCATGGAATCGGTGGGCATGGCGCTTGAAAATGCAATCCAGTATTGGGATCTGGAAGGAAAAATTCGCCGAGGCAGAGGCAAGGAAGCCGGAACGGCCACGATTCATCCCTGTAAGGATGGCTTTGTTGCGATTGTAGCGATTATGGGAAAAAACAAGGTGATGTGGGAACCTTTTGTAAAATGGATGAAAGATGAAGGTGTTGAAGAATGGGAAATCTTTGACGATGATAAATGGATTGACCCCGATTACCGATCATCAGCGGAGGGTTACGAACTGTTCTGCCGAATCTTTGAACGCTTTACCTTGCAAAAAGACAAGCTTTACCTTTATGATCAGGGCCAGGCGCACCGCGTGGCCATCACCCCGGTAAGTAACGGAAAAGATCTTTTGGAAAATCCTCAGTTGAATTACCGTAATTTCTGGAAAACCCTGAAACATGACAACCTTGACGGGGAAGTCGTATACCCCGGCTCTCCATATGAATTTGGGAACCTTACCTGGCGCCTTGGCGATCCGGCCCCGATATGCGGTCAGCATACGGGCGTAATACTTGAAGAGCTTGGATACACCAAAGAAGATGTCAGTGCGATGGCAAAGGAGGGAATAATCCATGTCGCTTAA